In one window of Nodosilinea sp. PGN35 DNA:
- the ybaK gene encoding Cys-tRNA(Pro) deacylase translates to MSKPVKTNAARLLDRLRLPYELLEYEVDPDDLAAESTAEKLGLPPEQVFKTLVARGDRNGVCLAVIPGSAQLDLKALAVLAGDRKTDTVPLKEVQPLTGYIRGGVTALGTKKAYPVYVDESILTFDTVAVSAGKRGLMLWLTPQDYLTATGGRVGAIARYTL, encoded by the coding sequence GTGAGCAAACCCGTCAAGACTAACGCCGCCCGCCTGCTCGATCGCCTCCGGCTGCCCTACGAACTGCTCGAGTACGAGGTGGATCCCGATGACCTGGCGGCGGAGAGCACCGCCGAGAAACTGGGCCTGCCGCCGGAGCAGGTGTTTAAAACGCTGGTGGCCAGGGGCGATCGCAACGGTGTCTGTCTTGCCGTCATCCCCGGCAGCGCCCAGCTGGATTTGAAGGCTCTGGCGGTGCTGGCGGGCGATCGCAAGACCGATACCGTGCCCCTCAAAGAGGTGCAGCCCCTCACCGGCTACATTCGCGGCGGTGTCACCGCCCTGGGCACCAAAAAGGCCTATCCGGTCTACGTGGATGAGTCGATCCTCACCTTCGACACCGTGGCGGTGTCGGCGGGCAAGCGGGGGCTGATGCTGTGGCTGACCCCGCAAGATTATTTGACGGCGACCGGGGGGAGGGTGGGCGCGATCGCTCGATACACTCTCTAA
- a CDS encoding DUF4278 domain-containing protein: MKLCYRGVDYDYNPPSLEVRESEITGRYRGRPTKFSYVSHLPVTQPIGNYTYRGVAYSTNCHGQVQSSAATPQRQPVFQPERVAVDTGLKARRHLLREAAEAHRINIQQSIQHRIEVARAQGNDRLLTQLEEELHQLV, from the coding sequence ATGAAGCTTTGCTATCGCGGCGTAGATTACGATTACAACCCGCCTTCTCTCGAAGTGCGCGAGAGTGAAATTACCGGACGCTACCGGGGTCGTCCAACCAAATTTTCCTACGTCAGCCATTTGCCGGTGACTCAGCCCATTGGTAACTATACCTACCGTGGAGTTGCCTACAGCACCAACTGCCACGGGCAGGTACAGTCCTCGGCTGCGACCCCTCAGCGTCAGCCTGTGTTTCAGCCAGAGCGCGTGGCTGTAGATACAGGTTTGAAAGCCCGTCGGCATCTGCTGAGAGAAGCCGCTGAGGCTCACCGTATCAATATTCAGCAGTCTATTCAGCATCGCATAGAGGTGGCTCGTGCCCAGGGCAACGATCGGCTTCTGACGCAGTTAGAAGAAGAATTGCATCAGTTGGTCTAG